Proteins encoded within one genomic window of Saccharopolyspora pogona:
- a CDS encoding tyrosine-type recombinase/integrase, whose protein sequence is MTLINDQSRKLRLGSIPGFTSKKSADAYADTLETEQRQGTWIDPAAGQITLTEWSTDWLDALDVSDNTETQYRSLLNNHILPRWGESALTDITGIGVAKWKKKIRSNGYAEATITTMTKVLSMMLADAADEELITANPIRPNRRGKRHRAKRTKQLWVTPAQALQLATQAAALPCPPAQHRKPATSWKQGSAPSSTDSRSCPTEFAPTSANPKSATPPDITYLPCASITAKPQRRRRL, encoded by the coding sequence ATGACCCTCATCAACGATCAAAGCCGGAAACTCCGGCTAGGCTCAATCCCCGGGTTCACCAGCAAGAAATCCGCAGACGCCTACGCCGACACCCTGGAAACCGAACAGCGGCAAGGAACCTGGATCGACCCCGCAGCCGGCCAGATCACCCTAACCGAATGGAGCACGGACTGGCTCGACGCGCTCGACGTCTCGGACAACACCGAGACCCAATACCGCAGCCTGCTCAACAACCACATCCTGCCACGCTGGGGAGAATCCGCCCTGACCGACATCACCGGCATCGGCGTGGCCAAATGGAAAAAGAAAATCCGCTCCAACGGTTACGCCGAAGCCACCATCACCACGATGACCAAAGTACTGTCCATGATGCTGGCCGACGCCGCCGACGAAGAACTCATCACCGCCAACCCCATCCGCCCGAACCGCCGAGGAAAACGCCACCGCGCCAAACGCACCAAACAACTCTGGGTCACCCCGGCCCAAGCCCTCCAGCTCGCCACGCAAGCCGCAGCACTGCCGTGTCCACCGGCACAGCACCGAAAACCCGCGACGAGCTGGAAACAGGGGTCCGCTCCTTCCTCCACCGACTCCAGAAGCTGCCCGACCGAGTTCGCTCCTACTTCGGCAAACCCGAAGTCCGCTACGCCGCCTGACATCACATATTTGCCCTGCGCATCAATAACTGCGAAACCTCAGCGACGACGCCGGCTATAG
- a CDS encoding DUF6444 domain-containing protein: MRAPEEMTRDELIELVGEQGARIAVLGEQIAVLGEQIAVRDRQITAMAEVAEVNEALGERLAKLEHALSRNSKNSSSAPSKDDGPGRTPPPAKAKRGGALKRKGKQPGAPGANLAWTDSPGDHKDRFPGGLCECGSDLAGARDLGVVDRYQQHEIPPGVGERSPSTTSTRCAAAAAGCTPLPARKASVPARWATAPTCRLSLCTSWSCTSFP, from the coding sequence GTGCGTGCGCCCGAGGAGATGACCCGTGACGAGTTGATCGAGCTCGTGGGTGAGCAGGGCGCGCGGATCGCGGTGCTGGGCGAGCAGATTGCGGTGCTGGGCGAGCAGATTGCGGTGCGAGACCGGCAGATCACAGCGATGGCCGAGGTGGCGGAGGTCAACGAGGCACTGGGCGAGAGACTGGCGAAGCTGGAGCATGCGCTGTCTCGTAACAGCAAGAATTCGTCATCTGCTCCGTCCAAAGACGACGGCCCGGGCAGGACACCGCCTCCGGCGAAGGCGAAACGCGGCGGCGCGTTGAAGCGGAAGGGCAAGCAGCCCGGGGCGCCGGGGGCGAACCTGGCCTGGACCGATTCCCCGGGAGATCACAAGGATCGGTTTCCCGGGGGCCTATGCGAGTGCGGCAGTGACCTGGCCGGGGCACGGGATCTGGGGGTGGTGGATCGCTACCAGCAGCACGAGATCCCCCCCGGTGTCGGTGAAAGGTCACCCAGTACGACCAGCACGCGGTGCGCTGCGGCTGCGGCAGGGTGCACACCGCTGCCCGCCCGGAAGGCGTCCGTCCCGGCGCGGTGGGCTACGGCCCCAACCTGCAGGCTTTCGCTGTGTACCTCATGGTCGTGCACTTCATTCCCGTAA
- a CDS encoding IS66 family transposase: MVVHFIPVNRRVELLASLTGAVPSVGFVPGMLTRAAGVLTEVDKRIRTLVTLAYAVCCDETPLRVGPRTPKPGKKKAGKYLLVACTELFTHSVTGTSPRSRRS, from the coding sequence ATGGTCGTGCACTTCATTCCCGTAAACCGCCGCGTCGAGCTGTTGGCATCGCTGACCGGCGCCGTGCCCAGCGTGGGTTTCGTGCCCGGCATGCTTACCCGCGCCGCGGGCGTGTTGACCGAGGTCGACAAGCGGATCCGTACGCTGGTCACCCTGGCCTACGCTGTCTGCTGCGACGAAACCCCGCTGCGAGTGGGGCCGCGCACACCCAAACCGGGCAAGAAGAAAGCCGGGAAGTACCTGCTGGTCGCCTGCACCGAACTGTTCACCCACTCGGTGACCGGGACCTCGCCACGTTCAAGGCGTTCGTGA
- a CDS encoding IS630 family transposase: protein MIAGVRDARRLSPEAQEDLRRRVVAAVHGGMSQVEAARVFAVAPQSVSRWVQAWRKRGSKGLTGRRRGRKPGEQKALSARRQRKLRYAVAEHTPATFGLTGLVWTRKTVAELIRVRHGIVLNLRTVGNYLRSWGLSPQKPIRKAYEQDPESVRRWLEEDYLAIAARARREGALILWLDQTGIRSDATVARTWAPAGQTPVVGKTGKRFSVKAMCAIGNKGELYFTVYTGSFNGKVFLSFLDRLTRHLDRKVHLIVDGHPVHRRKTIQQWITKHAEAIAMHFLPGYSPELNPDELLNADLKRTVSTSTAPKTRAELKQAVRSFLHRLQKLPDRVRSYFGKPEVRYAA, encoded by the coding sequence ATGATCGCTGGTGTGCGGGACGCGCGGAGGTTGTCGCCTGAGGCGCAGGAGGATTTGCGGCGCAGGGTGGTCGCTGCTGTTCATGGTGGGATGAGTCAGGTCGAGGCGGCCCGGGTGTTCGCGGTGGCCCCGCAGTCGGTGTCCAGATGGGTGCAGGCGTGGCGGAAACGTGGCTCGAAGGGTCTCACCGGGCGTCGCCGGGGTCGCAAGCCCGGCGAGCAGAAAGCGTTGAGTGCCCGCCGGCAGCGCAAGCTGCGGTATGCGGTGGCCGAGCACACCCCGGCCACGTTCGGGCTGACCGGCCTGGTGTGGACCCGCAAGACAGTGGCCGAGCTGATCCGGGTGCGCCACGGCATCGTGTTGAACCTGCGCACCGTCGGCAACTACCTGCGTTCCTGGGGATTGTCGCCGCAGAAACCGATCCGCAAGGCCTACGAACAGGACCCCGAGTCCGTACGCCGATGGCTGGAGGAGGACTACCTGGCCATCGCCGCCCGCGCCCGCCGCGAGGGCGCACTGATCCTGTGGCTGGACCAGACCGGGATCCGCTCCGACGCCACCGTAGCCCGCACCTGGGCACCGGCGGGCCAGACACCGGTGGTGGGCAAAACGGGCAAACGATTCAGCGTGAAAGCGATGTGCGCGATCGGGAACAAAGGCGAGCTGTACTTCACCGTCTACACCGGCTCGTTCAACGGCAAGGTGTTCCTGTCGTTCCTGGACCGGCTGACCCGCCATCTGGACCGCAAGGTCCACCTGATCGTTGACGGACACCCCGTCCACCGCCGCAAGACTATCCAGCAATGGATCACCAAGCACGCTGAGGCGATCGCGATGCACTTCCTGCCGGGATACAGCCCCGAACTCAACCCCGACGAGCTACTCAATGCCGACCTCAAACGCACCGTTTCCACCAGCACAGCCCCCAAAACCCGCGCCGAGTTGAAACAAGCGGTCCGCTCCTTCCTCCACCGGCTCCAGAAGCTGCCCGACCGAGTTCGCTCCTACTTCGGCAAACCCGAAGTTCGCTACGCCGCCTAA
- a CDS encoding peptide deformylase, whose translation MTAESMPFQAAIHTQQQADRTLFSWSTEDPLMHARYGLEWHFRNNTPTAAATPPKPSETMTALGILQYGDPVLRRVARPFALPDEAEDARRVISELHSATQRVAQAHTFGKGMGIAAPQIGIERAAALVCPSGSDDAITLINPRIIEISDDHDHQYEGCLSFFDVRCRIPRPLMIHVEHQDITGERRITIFERGIARLVAHEIDHINGIVCRDYLEPGTHPIPVEQYRGTGTNWHYTTY comes from the coding sequence ATGACTGCCGAATCCATGCCCTTCCAGGCCGCCATCCATACACAGCAACAGGCGGACCGGACCCTCTTCTCCTGGTCCACAGAGGACCCACTGATGCACGCCCGATACGGTCTGGAATGGCACTTCCGCAACAACACGCCGACTGCAGCCGCAACCCCGCCTAAACCCAGCGAGACCATGACCGCACTGGGGATCCTGCAATACGGCGACCCCGTACTCCGCCGTGTCGCGCGACCATTCGCCCTGCCTGACGAGGCCGAGGACGCCCGCCGCGTGATCTCCGAACTCCACTCGGCAACCCAACGCGTCGCCCAGGCCCACACCTTCGGCAAAGGCATGGGCATCGCCGCACCCCAAATCGGCATCGAACGCGCAGCCGCCCTCGTGTGCCCATCCGGCAGCGACGATGCAATCACTCTGATCAACCCGCGCATCATCGAAATCAGCGATGACCACGACCACCAATACGAAGGCTGTCTGAGCTTCTTCGACGTCCGCTGCCGCATCCCCAGACCACTGATGATTCACGTCGAACACCAAGACATCACCGGCGAACGACGCATTACCATCTTCGAACGCGGCATCGCCCGCCTGGTAGCGCACGAAATCGACCACATCAACGGGATAGTCTGCCGAGACTACCTCGAACCCGGAACCCACCCCATCCCTGTCGAACAGTACCGAGGCACCGGCACAAACTGGCACTACACCACATATTGA
- a CDS encoding PQQ-dependent sugar dehydrogenase, translating to MRGQRIREIPLADPRTSVEHFVGEFGRLRDVALAPDGSLWMLTNNTDGRGEPGPDDDRVLSISLD from the coding sequence CTGCGCGGCCAGCGGATCCGGGAGATCCCGCTGGCCGACCCGAGGACCTCGGTTGAGCACTTCGTCGGCGAGTTCGGCCGTCTTCGGGATGTCGCCCTCGCGCCGGACGGCTCGCTGTGGATGCTCACGAACAACACCGACGGTCGCGGAGAACCGGGCCCGGACGACGACCGCGTGCTGAGCATCAGCCTCGACTGA
- a CDS encoding ISAs1 family transposase — protein sequence MSVSHVQDSCSPIAGGFGASVEIGMDVGVAAVGGLVEMLSRVPDPRKPRGVRHRVGSVLAVTVFAALAGAGNFREAGDRAADLPQELLVLAGCRRHLLTGRYVAPSESTIRRVAHDIDADAADEQVCRWLREQAAAAALARGVDVAGGDDHGPEGLVGVAMDGKTLRNTVAPGDPEGSEVKLFSAMLHREAVVIAQLRVPEGTNEITQVAALLKDIDLTGVVVTGDAAHAQHTTAAYLTQDRGGHYALTVKGNQPTLLTQIASVLPPAAPGTAHHAETDRSTGKIVRRQIWVAPANDVDFPGAAQVFRIRRDTFDHAGNHLTKEVVHGITSLTAEQAGADLIARFVRQHWGIENKIHWVRDVVYREDHQHAYTGTGAQVMATLRNLALGLLRLAGITQITRTLEHIAADRTRIIPIIAAATSTNRL from the coding sequence GTGTCAGTGTCGCATGTCCAGGATTCGTGCTCGCCGATTGCTGGCGGGTTCGGTGCGTCCGTGGAGATCGGCATGGACGTCGGTGTTGCCGCGGTGGGCGGGTTGGTCGAGATGCTGAGTCGGGTGCCTGACCCGCGCAAGCCGCGCGGGGTTCGTCACCGGGTTGGTTCAGTGCTGGCGGTAACGGTGTTCGCAGCGCTGGCCGGGGCCGGTAACTTCCGGGAAGCGGGGGATCGTGCCGCGGACCTGCCGCAGGAGTTGTTGGTGTTGGCCGGCTGCCGTCGGCACCTGTTGACCGGGCGTTATGTCGCGCCCAGCGAATCGACGATTCGTCGGGTGGCGCACGATATCGATGCTGACGCCGCCGATGAGCAGGTGTGCCGGTGGCTGCGGGAGCAAGCTGCGGCTGCGGCCCTGGCCCGTGGCGTCGATGTGGCCGGGGGTGATGACCACGGACCAGAGGGACTGGTCGGTGTGGCCATGGATGGCAAGACCCTGCGGAACACGGTGGCGCCCGGCGATCCGGAAGGCAGCGAGGTGAAGCTGTTCTCGGCGATGCTGCACCGAGAAGCCGTCGTCATTGCTCAGTTGCGGGTTCCTGAGGGCACCAACGAGATCACCCAGGTGGCCGCGCTGCTCAAGGACATCGATCTGACCGGTGTGGTCGTCACCGGGGACGCCGCGCACGCCCAGCACACCACCGCCGCGTACCTGACCCAGGACCGGGGCGGCCACTACGCACTCACGGTGAAAGGCAACCAGCCCACCCTGCTCACCCAGATCGCCTCAGTGCTCCCGCCGGCCGCGCCGGGCACCGCGCATCACGCCGAAACCGACCGCAGCACAGGCAAGATCGTGCGCCGCCAGATCTGGGTCGCACCGGCCAACGATGTTGACTTTCCCGGTGCCGCACAAGTGTTTCGTATCCGCCGCGACACCTTCGACCACGCGGGTAACCACCTGACCAAGGAGGTCGTGCACGGCATCACCAGCCTGACCGCCGAACAAGCCGGCGCCGACCTGATCGCCCGGTTCGTCCGCCAACATTGGGGCATAGAGAACAAGATTCACTGGGTTCGAGACGTCGTCTACCGCGAAGACCACCAACACGCCTACACCGGAACAGGAGCCCAGGTCATGGCCACCCTCCGCAACCTCGCCCTCGGGCTATTACGCCTGGCCGGAATCACCCAGATCACCCGAACTCTGGAACATATCGCCGCTGACCGAACCCGAATCATTCCGATCATCGCAGCCGCTACCAGCACAAACCGACTTTGA
- a CDS encoding IS630 family transposase — protein sequence MIAGVRDARRLSPETQEDLRRRVVAAVHGGMTQAEAAQVFAVSAQSVSRWVQAWRKRGSKGLAARRRGRKAGEQKALSARRQRRLRYAVAEHTPATFGLTGLVWTRKVVAELIRVRHGIVLSLTTVGKYLRSWGLSPQKPIRKAYEQNPEAVRVWLEEHYPAIAARARREGATVLWLDQTGIRSDAAVGRTWAPRGTTPVVGKTGKRFSVNAMCAIGNKGELYFTVYIGSFNAGVFLPFLKRLAGHHGRKVHLIVDGHPVHRRKTVQKWLTEHRSDIEMHFLPGYNPELNPDEIRGADLKRAVSTGTAPKTRDELETGVRSFLHRLQKLPDRVRSYFGKPEVRYAA from the coding sequence ATGATCGCTGGTGTGCGGGATGCGCGGAGGTTATCGCCTGAGACGCAGGAGGATCTGCGGCGCAGGGTGGTCGCGGCGGTCCATGGTGGGATGACCCAGGCCGAGGCGGCGCAGGTGTTCGCGGTGTCGGCGCAGTCGGTGTCCAGATGGGTGCAGGCGTGGCGAAAACGCGGTTCGAAGGGTCTTGCCGCGCGTCGCCGGGGTCGCAAGGCCGGGGAGCAGAAAGCGTTGAGTGCCCGCCGGCAGCGCAGGCTGCGGTATGCGGTGGCCGAGCACACCCCGGCCACGTTCGGGCTGACCGGCCTGGTGTGGACCCGCAAGGTCGTGGCCGAGCTGATCCGGGTGCGGCACGGCATCGTGTTGAGCCTGACCACGGTCGGCAAATACCTGCGTTCCTGGGGGCTGTCACCGCAGAAACCGATCCGCAAAGCCTACGAGCAGAATCCCGAAGCGGTGCGGGTGTGGCTGGAAGAGCACTATCCGGCTATCGCCGCCCGCGCCCGCCGCGAAGGCGCGACGGTGCTGTGGCTGGACCAGACCGGGATCCGCTCGGACGCCGCTGTGGGCCGCACCTGGGCCCCGAGGGGCACGACGCCGGTGGTGGGCAAGACAGGCAAGCGGTTCAGCGTGAACGCCATGTGCGCGATCGGCAACAAAGGCGAGCTGTACTTCACCGTCTACATCGGGTCGTTCAACGCCGGGGTCTTCCTCCCCTTCCTCAAACGCCTGGCCGGCCATCACGGCCGTAAGGTCCACCTGATCGTCGACGGACACCCCGTCCACCGCCGCAAGACCGTCCAGAAATGGCTCACCGAACACCGCTCGGACATCGAGATGCACTTCCTTCCCGGCTACAACCCCGAGCTCAACCCCGACGAGATCCGGGGTGCCGACCTCAAACGCGCCGTGTCCACCGGCACAGCACCGAAAACCCGCGACGAGCTGGAAACAGGGGTCCGCTCCTTCCTCCACCGACTCCAGAAGCTGCCCGACCGAGTTCGCTCCTACTTCGGCAAACCCGAAGTCCGCTACGCCGCCTGA
- a CDS encoding IS66 family transposase, whose product MIQDLAGSVIVHDRYRNYDSAELGELTHQLCCAHLGRDLDGAGEVYPDAHWPTQIADVSIKWHTGASDDAQLAQALAELRESTMADLGEGNPA is encoded by the coding sequence GTGATCCAGGATCTTGCCGGCTCGGTGATCGTGCACGACCGCTACCGAAACTACGACTCCGCCGAACTGGGCGAGCTGACCCACCAACTGTGTTGCGCTCACCTGGGTCGTGATCTCGATGGTGCCGGCGAGGTCTATCCCGATGCGCACTGGCCCACCCAGATCGCCGACGTGTCGATCAAGTGGCACACCGGGGCCTCCGACGACGCACAGCTTGCCCAGGCGCTGGCCGAACTACGGGAGTCCACAATGGCCGATCTAGGCGAAGGGAATCCGGCATGA
- a CDS encoding helix-turn-helix domain-containing protein, with translation MITIEADTRTRNSTVDNRRSPTRRANPSATPPAPGTSAHGPDETHNGTPQLYTPAEAAALLTVKESWLRRKAGTRSIPCTFIGRHLRFSASNLREIVDSGTHSTRTRRGRPRKTR, from the coding sequence ATGATCACGATCGAAGCCGACACAAGGACCAGGAATAGCACGGTGGACAACCGACGTTCCCCGACGCGACGTGCAAACCCCTCCGCGACGCCACCGGCCCCCGGCACTTCCGCACACGGTCCCGATGAAACACACAACGGCACGCCACAGTTGTATACCCCCGCCGAAGCGGCAGCACTGCTCACGGTCAAGGAATCATGGCTGCGCCGGAAAGCCGGAACTCGCTCCATCCCCTGCACCTTCATCGGCCGGCACCTGCGCTTCTCGGCCTCGAATCTCCGCGAAATCGTTGACTCCGGCACCCATTCCACCCGCACCAGGCGCGGCCGACCACGAAAAACGAGATAA
- a CDS encoding transketolase family protein, with the protein MSIAMREAWSNTLVELGRDVPELVVLDGDLGTSTKADKFAAAHPDRFLQIGIAEQNLVGTAAGLAHTGMTPWLSSFGVFFSNRALDPIRMLVAQTNANVKIAAAYTGICFGVAGKSHHDHADLAIMRAMPGMTVLAPGDAAECAAMTRWATEYEGPVYLRVARDAAPDLPEAEFELGAIRELRSGTTAVLISTGAQTARTLRAAELAAADGLDLRVLHLPTIKPLDPETLIEEFGDRGELDGFGAGAHDNTDPHRPVPGGHQNRCARSPAQKRRAATNSRR; encoded by the coding sequence ATGAGCATTGCGATGCGGGAGGCATGGAGCAACACACTGGTCGAGCTCGGCAGAGATGTCCCCGAGCTGGTGGTCCTCGACGGCGACCTCGGTACCAGCACCAAGGCGGATAAATTCGCCGCGGCGCACCCCGATCGGTTCCTGCAGATCGGGATCGCCGAGCAGAACCTGGTGGGGACCGCGGCCGGTCTTGCCCACACGGGCATGACCCCGTGGTTGTCCTCGTTCGGGGTCTTCTTCTCCAACCGAGCTCTTGATCCGATCCGGATGCTCGTCGCGCAGACGAACGCCAACGTGAAGATCGCCGCCGCCTACACCGGGATCTGCTTCGGCGTGGCCGGGAAGTCGCACCACGACCACGCCGATCTCGCGATCATGCGTGCTATGCCGGGAATGACGGTGCTGGCGCCGGGCGACGCCGCCGAATGTGCCGCGATGACCCGCTGGGCCACCGAGTACGAGGGACCGGTCTACCTCCGGGTGGCGCGCGACGCCGCGCCCGACCTCCCGGAGGCCGAGTTCGAACTCGGCGCCATCCGTGAGCTGCGCTCCGGCACCACGGCGGTCCTGATTTCCACTGGCGCGCAGACCGCGCGGACGCTGCGGGCGGCCGAGCTGGCCGCGGCCGACGGCCTGGATCTGCGAGTACTGCACCTGCCCACCATCAAGCCGCTCGACCCGGAGACCCTGATCGAGGAGTTCGGTGACCGGGGCGAGCTTGATGGCTTCGGGGCGGGTGCCCACGACAACACCGATCCGCACAGGCCGGTCCCCGGCGGTCACCAGAACAGGTGCGCGCGTTCGCCAGCGCAGAAACGACGTGCGGCGACGAACAGCCGGAGGTAG
- a CDS encoding NUDIX domain-containing protein — protein MLLQARKVLTAVRATLPDAAVVVLSNLSACDAAHAETVRAELGDLLDASYFSYREKLAKPDWRLFSRVAAEQGCGLDRLVHIGDSVEADARAALLAGGRAVLLGEDDPDLGPPQRFRRVGGLPEVVGQLAVWRESDRATLPVRAEALITNEAGEILVVRGPDDEDWVLPGGRCERRADEDPAQACAREIGEELGLDVRVTSDDTELVAWSYQESKADENKIVHVFRLPMPDQTTVKSPAEIALCAWMPEVRAQHTFWRAAQPSGWTRSGRRATPIP, from the coding sequence GTGCTGCTGCAGGCCAGGAAGGTCCTCACCGCCGTCCGCGCGACCCTTCCGGATGCAGCGGTCGTGGTGCTGTCGAACCTCTCGGCGTGCGATGCAGCGCACGCCGAGACTGTCCGCGCCGAACTCGGCGATCTGCTCGACGCCAGCTATTTCAGCTACAGGGAGAAGCTGGCGAAACCTGACTGGCGTTTGTTCAGCCGGGTAGCAGCTGAACAGGGATGCGGTCTCGACCGTCTCGTGCACATCGGCGACAGCGTTGAGGCTGATGCTCGGGCGGCGCTGCTGGCGGGCGGCCGGGCCGTTCTACTCGGCGAGGACGATCCGGACCTCGGGCCGCCGCAGCGATTCCGGCGCGTCGGCGGGCTCCCCGAGGTGGTGGGGCAGCTCGCCGTTTGGCGTGAAAGTGATCGCGCCACCTTGCCGGTGCGCGCCGAGGCGCTCATCACCAACGAGGCCGGCGAAATCCTCGTCGTCCGCGGCCCAGACGACGAGGACTGGGTCCTGCCCGGAGGCCGCTGCGAGCGACGAGCGGACGAAGACCCGGCCCAGGCCTGCGCCCGGGAAATCGGGGAAGAGCTGGGACTGGATGTGCGGGTCACCAGCGACGACACGGAATTGGTCGCCTGGTCGTATCAGGAGAGCAAAGCCGACGAGAACAAGATCGTCCACGTCTTCCGTTTGCCCATGCCCGACCAGACGACCGTCAAAAGCCCTGCCGAAATCGCCCTCTGCGCGTGGATGCCCGAGGTGCGGGCCCAGCACACCTTCTGGCGCGCCGCCCAGCCCAGCGGCTGGACCCGATCCGGTCGGCGAGCCACGCCGATACCTTGA
- a CDS encoding NUDIX hydrolase — protein sequence MKLIDIYNDRYEPVGTEDKKTAHAKGLWHRTFSALAINPTTQRVVLQKKAPGRYSFDRPDYADITVGGHYQAGETIPDGVREVHEELGLPVAYSDLHPIGLRQTAVTLAPDYVEREFQHWHLIPLDVALEDIPLADAEVSGLVDIALDDAIKLADGDTDTVPARYATRTDTGLEYSEATLTTADLIPNYLKLDQLYLRLFVAARRFCAGERAHLFW from the coding sequence GTGAAGCTGATCGACATCTACAACGACCGCTACGAACCCGTCGGCACCGAGGACAAGAAGACCGCCCACGCCAAGGGCTTGTGGCACCGCACCTTCTCCGCGCTCGCGATCAACCCCACCACCCAGCGCGTGGTCCTCCAGAAGAAAGCCCCTGGCCGGTACAGTTTCGACCGGCCCGACTACGCCGACATCACCGTCGGCGGCCACTACCAGGCCGGCGAGACCATCCCCGACGGCGTGCGCGAGGTTCACGAGGAACTCGGACTTCCCGTCGCCTACAGCGACCTGCACCCGATCGGTCTGCGGCAGACCGCCGTCACCCTCGCCCCCGACTACGTCGAACGCGAGTTCCAACACTGGCACCTGATCCCCCTGGACGTGGCGTTGGAAGACATCCCGCTCGCCGACGCCGAAGTGTCCGGCCTGGTGGACATCGCCCTGGACGACGCCATCAAGCTCGCCGACGGCGACACCGACACCGTGCCCGCCCGCTACGCCACCCGCACCGACACCGGCCTTGAGTACAGCGAGGCCACCCTGACCACCGCCGACCTGATCCCCAACTACCTCAAGCTCGATCAGCTCTACCTCCGGCTGTTCGTCGCCGCACGTCGTTTCTGCGCTGGCGAACGCGCGCACCTGTTCTGGTGA
- a CDS encoding transposase: protein MRALVVAGPEGVRVINRSGREVSSSFPEIGVLAHVMGSRCVVYATNTVLAAHVAGGCRHTQGMTTRDIKEHLSEVYGADVSPALISQVTDVVSDGRVVLAIAQVSVHLSLQRRLQHNLGQLLHQPALTTDGHPISLSTLDQFGHHLPIHHRRNLLLRRVPALISHHLHYGQLHRKNGSASLFVKRSSSLLRFGCDGS, encoded by the coding sequence ATGCGCGCGCTGGTGGTCGCTGGGCCGGAGGGTGTCCGGGTGATCAACCGCTCGGGCCGGGAGGTGTCGAGCTCGTTTCCCGAGATAGGAGTCCTCGCGCATGTCATGGGCTCGCGGTGCGTTGTCTATGCCACCAACACCGTCCTTGCCGCCCACGTCGCCGGAGGCTGCCGGCACACCCAGGGGATGACGACGCGGGACATCAAGGAGCACTTGTCGGAAGTGTATGGCGCGGATGTGTCCCCGGCGTTGATCTCGCAGGTGACCGATGTCGTGTCGGACGGCCGGGTCGTGCTTGCCATAGCCCAGGTGAGCGTCCATCTCAGCCTCCAGCGACGACTCCAGCACAATCTTGGTCAACTGCTGCATCAGCCCGCCCTCACCACTGACGGCCACCCCATCAGCCTGAGCACGCTTGACCAGTTCGGTCACCACCTGCCGATTCACCACCGGCGAAACCTGCTGCTCCGACGGGTTCCTGCTCTGATCAGTCACCACCTCCACTATGGGCAGTTACACCGCAAAAATGGCTCTGCCTCACTTTTCGTGAAGCGGTCATCGTCCCTGTTGCGGTTCGGATGTGATGGCTCGTGA
- a CDS encoding DegT/DnrJ/EryC1/StrS family aminotransferase has product MEAAITPRTKAIVVTHLWRVPAQTEALAGIADRHGITLVEDGSHAHGATAGHRHIGSFGTAAAFSMNGPKPLSAGEGGFVLTDDDEIYYRVLGQYNKRCRNEIPFDHPLARFSVTGMGLKLRIHPLAAALALNQLDHLDVRLTGRRRIAARMIDALRELPGISVPDIPPSCEPTWYALALVYQPDQLDGIPLTTLLKALHAEGCLDVDLPGSTRPLNEHPLFDAPNELFPLLPEGWPSYRPGQFPHAEHLHRHTLKLPVPHDNDDLADAYLQAFAKVISNYRDLKEAHPA; this is encoded by the coding sequence GTGGAAGCGGCCATCACACCGCGCACCAAGGCCATCGTCGTCACACACCTGTGGCGCGTGCCCGCCCAGACCGAGGCCCTGGCCGGCATCGCCGACCGGCACGGGATCACCTTGGTCGAAGACGGCTCCCACGCCCACGGCGCCACCGCCGGCCACCGCCACATCGGGTCCTTCGGCACCGCGGCGGCGTTCAGCATGAACGGCCCCAAACCCCTCTCCGCCGGAGAGGGAGGCTTCGTACTCACCGATGACGACGAGATCTATTACCGCGTGCTTGGCCAGTACAACAAACGCTGCCGCAACGAGATCCCTTTCGATCACCCGCTGGCGCGATTCTCCGTCACCGGAATGGGCCTCAAGCTGCGCATCCATCCCCTGGCCGCCGCCCTCGCACTCAATCAGCTCGACCACCTCGACGTTCGGCTCACCGGCCGACGCCGGATCGCCGCCCGTATGATCGACGCACTACGCGAGTTGCCCGGCATCTCCGTGCCCGACATCCCACCCAGCTGCGAACCCACGTGGTACGCGCTCGCGCTCGTCTACCAACCCGACCAACTCGACGGCATCCCCCTCACCACCCTGCTGAAAGCACTCCACGCCGAAGGCTGCCTCGACGTCGACCTCCCCGGCTCCACCCGACCGCTCAACGAACACCCCCTGTTCGACGCCCCCAACGAACTGTTCCCGCTCCTCCCGGAAGGATGGCCGAGTTACCGCCCCGGTCAGTTCCCCCACGCCGAACACCTCCACCGCCACACGCTCAAACTCCCCGTCCCCCACGACAATGACGACCTCGCAGACGCCTACCTTCAGGCGTTCGCGAAAGTGATCAGCAACTACCGCGACCTCAAGGAGGCCCACCCGGCATGA